The following are encoded together in the Verrucomicrobiota bacterium genome:
- a CDS encoding DUF1957 domain-containing protein: protein MQGHFALVLHGHLPFVRHPEHNRFLEEAWLFEAITESYVPLIQVMDGWLRDGMDTRLTLTLTPTLCAMLMDPLLQDRYARHLEGLIELAEKEIHRTHWDHAFRELAWMYHHRFTGIRDTYFAYGRNVVGAFRKFQEAGKLEIITCAATHALLPLLAGHPPSLRAQVLVARDHYHQCFGCDPRGIWLPECAYVDVVEQALQEANIRWFITDTHGVLHARPRPRYGVFAPLYTPNGIAAFGRDLDSARQVWSRNEGYPGDARYRDFYRDVGFDLEFEYVRPHLPSPELRGFTGIKYHRITGSTPDKHIYDRKAALAAADEHAGHFLHSRIGQFQHLGSLMDRAPLIVSPYDAELFGHWWYEGPEFLDLFMRKATFDQRAFTLTTPGEFLHRNPVQQIATPAASSWGEEGYFKLWLNETNEWILPHLDIAQERMTDLARRFPQAAGVTGRALKQAAREVLLAQSSDWPFILRTGTSPDYARRRVKDHILRFTRLHEQITSGRVDEEYLARCEWVDNLFPDVNWRYWA, encoded by the coding sequence ATGCAAGGCCACTTCGCGCTCGTGCTCCACGGGCACTTGCCGTTCGTGCGGCATCCGGAGCACAACCGCTTCCTCGAGGAGGCCTGGCTGTTCGAGGCGATCACCGAGAGCTACGTGCCGCTCATCCAGGTCATGGACGGCTGGCTGCGCGACGGCATGGACACGCGCCTCACGCTCACACTCACGCCGACGCTGTGCGCGATGTTGATGGACCCGCTGCTGCAGGACCGCTACGCGCGCCACCTCGAGGGGCTCATCGAACTGGCCGAGAAGGAAATCCATCGCACGCACTGGGACCATGCGTTCCGCGAACTCGCGTGGATGTATCACCACCGCTTCACGGGCATCCGCGACACCTACTTTGCCTATGGCCGCAACGTCGTCGGCGCGTTCCGCAAGTTTCAGGAAGCCGGCAAGCTCGAGATCATCACGTGCGCGGCGACGCACGCGCTGTTGCCGCTGCTCGCCGGGCATCCGCCAAGCCTCCGCGCGCAGGTGCTCGTCGCGCGCGATCATTATCACCAGTGCTTCGGGTGCGACCCGCGCGGCATCTGGCTGCCCGAGTGCGCCTACGTGGACGTGGTGGAGCAGGCGTTGCAGGAGGCGAACATCCGGTGGTTCATCACCGACACGCACGGCGTGCTGCACGCCCGGCCGCGGCCGCGCTACGGCGTCTTCGCGCCCCTCTACACGCCGAACGGCATCGCGGCGTTCGGGCGCGACCTCGACTCGGCCCGGCAAGTCTGGAGCCGCAACGAAGGTTATCCCGGGGACGCGCGCTACCGCGATTTCTACCGCGACGTCGGCTTCGACCTCGAATTCGAGTATGTCCGGCCACACCTGCCGAGCCCCGAGCTGCGCGGCTTCACGGGCATCAAGTATCACCGCATCACCGGCTCAACGCCGGACAAGCACATCTACGACCGCAAGGCCGCGCTCGCCGCGGCCGACGAGCACGCGGGCCACTTCCTGCACTCGCGCATCGGGCAGTTCCAGCATCTCGGGAGCTTGATGGACCGCGCCCCGCTCATCGTGTCGCCTTACGACGCGGAACTGTTCGGCCACTGGTGGTATGAAGGGCCCGAGTTCCTTGACTTGTTCATGCGCAAGGCGACGTTCGACCAGCGCGCATTCACGCTGACGACGCCGGGCGAGTTTCTCCACCGGAATCCGGTGCAGCAAATCGCCACGCCCGCCGCGTCAAGCTGGGGCGAGGAAGGCTACTTCAAACTCTGGCTCAACGAGACCAACGAGTGGATTCTGCCGCACCTCGACATCGCGCAGGAGCGCATGACGGACCTCGCGCGGCGCTTTCCACAGGCCGCCGGCGTGACCGGGCGCGCGCTCAAGCAGGCCGCGCGCGAAGTGCTCCTCGCGCAATCGAGCGACTGGCCGTTCATCCTCCGCACCGGCACAAGCCCCGACTACGCGCGCCGCCGGGTGAAGGACCACATCTTGCGCTTCACGCGCCTGCACGAGCAGATCACCTCCGGCCGCGTGGACGAGGAGTATCTCGCCAGGTGCGAATGGGTGGACAACCTCTTTCCCGACGTGAACTGGCGCTATTGGGCGTAG